The Kosakonia sp. SMBL-WEM22 sequence AAGTGGATGATGCGTTTATCGCACGTTTCGGCCTCAGTGCGGGCCATTCGCTGGTGATCGCCGATGATGTCGCCGAAGCGCTCTATCAGGAGCTGGTGAGCAATAACCTGATTACCCACCAGTTTGCCGGCGGTACCATTGGCAACACGCTGCATAACTACTCGGTGCTGGCCGATGACCGCTCGGTTTTGCTGGGCGTGATGTGCGATAACGTGCAGATCGGCAGTTACGCCTACCGTTATCTCTGCAATACCTCCAGCCGAACCGATCTCAACTACCTGCAGGGCGTTGAAGGTGCAATTGGCCGCTGCTTTACGCTGGTCAGCGACAGCGGTGAGCGCACTTTCGCCATCAGCCCCGGTCATATGAACCAGCTGCGCCCGGAAAGTATTCCCGAAGAGGTGATTGCCGGGGCCTCCGCGCTGGTGCTCTCCTCCTATTTAGTGCGCTGTCAACCCGGCGAACCGATGCCGCAGGCGACCATGCAGGCGGTGGCCTATGCCAAAAAGCACAACGTGCCGGTGGTGCTGACGCTGGGGACCAAATACGTTATCGCTGACAATGTGCCGTGGTGGCGCGACTTCCTCAAAGAGAACGTCTCGATCCTGGCGATGAATGAAGAGGAGGGGCACGCTCTGACCGGTGAGAGCGATCCGCTGATGGCGGCGGATAAAGCGCTGGACTGGGTCGATCTGGTGCTCTGCACCGCCGGGCCGGTCGGCTTATATATGGCGGGCTTTACCGAAGATGAGGCGAAGCGCAAAACCCAGCACCCGCTGCTGCCGGGGGCGATTGCCGAATTTAACCAGTATGAGTTTAGCCGTGCGATCCGCCATAAGGATTGCGAGCATCCGCTGCGCATCTACTCCCATATCGCGCCTTATATGGGCGGGCCGGAGAAGATCATGAATACCAACGGCGCAGGCGATGGCGCGCTGGCAGCGCTGCTGCATGACATTACCGCCAATAACTATCACCGCAACAATGTGCCGAACTCCAGTAAGCATAACTTCAGTTGGTTGACCTACTCGTCGCTGGCGCAGGTGTGTAAATACGCCAACCGCGTGAGTTACCAGGTGCTGAACCAGCACTCCCCGCGCTTAACCCGCGGCCTGCCGGAGCGGGAAGATAGCCTCGAAGAGGCGTACTGGGAGCGTTAAGGAAGAGGCCAGTAACGAAGCCGCGTAATTGTGCCCATGTTGCTGAAACGGCGTAGGCCGGATAAGCGCCAGCGCCATCCGGCAACAGAAGTTGCATGTTGTATTGGTGGAAGGGTTCCGTTCACCATGCGCTGTGGAGTTTCATTGACCTCTTATGCGGTGAACGGGACAAGGGAAGCGGCCGCGCTCCCCTTGTCAATCCCCGCGGCCCCGCGAGGAAATCGGTGCTACGCACTGCGCTCACCTCACGCGTGCCTGACTGCGGCCGGCTCGACTCGACTTACTCGTTCCATTCTGGAACGAGTCCCTGTCTCGGTTCGCCTCTGTCCGCCATCCATGGCGTCCAGACCTTGTCATTCCCGCTTCGGTTCGCCGATTTCAGCGGGGACACAACCCCCCGCTGTCATATCGCAGATAAAAACAAAGCCGGTGTCGATGAAAGCGCGTTTCTGTAGGCCGGATAAGGCGAAGCCGCCATCCGGCAATGATGCCGCGGTAATAATGCCGGATGGCGCGCTGCACGCTCATCCGGCCTACGCGGTTTCAGCGGCTTCATTTCCCGCTGGCGTACTCGCCAAAATATTCAACATCGTATTGGCGATCTCGCGCTCGCCCATCACCACCTGGTTTGCACCGCGCTCGCTGATGTACTCCACCTCATCGTCATAATGGGCACGGGCGATAATCTCAATATTCGGGCACTTCTCGCGCGCGGTGGCGACAATCTCACCCGCTTCGTAGCCATTCGGGATAGTTAACAGCAGCCAGCGGGCGCAATCCAGATGCGCCAGATTCATAATCTCTTCATTCGCCGCGTTGCCCAGCACCGCGCGGACACCGCGCTCGCGCAGCTCATCCACCCGCGTGCGTGAGGTTTCAATCACTACCAATGGAATGCCCTGAGCAATCAGTTTCTCGCCGAGCAGGCTGCCGACGCGGCCAAAGCCGACCAGCAGCGCATGGTTGCAGATATCGACCGGGATCTGCTTCTCATCTTCCGTCGCCTCTTCCAGCGTCTGCTCTTCCAGCGTCTCGGTCTTGTCGAGATACTTCTCCAGAACCGTAAACAGGATCGGGTTGAGCATAATCGACAGGATCGCCCCGGCGAGCACCAGGTTTTGCCCCTCTTGCGGCAGCAGATCCAGCGCCATCCCCAGCCCGGCAAGAATAAAGGCGAACTCTCCAATCTGCGCGAGGCTGGCGGCGATGGTTAATGCGGTGCGCGGCGAGTGCCCGAACATGCGCACCAACAGGAAAGCCGCCGCCGATTTACCAAAGACAATAATTGCCAGCGTTGCCAGCACCGCCAGTGGCTGATCGAGCAGGATCATCGGATCGAAGAGCATGCCGACGGAGACGAAGAAGAGCACCGCGAAGGCGTCGCGCAGCGGCAGCGTATCGTGCGCCGCGCGGTGGCTCAGCTCCGACTCATTAAGCACCATGCCAGCAAAGAAGGCACCAAGAGCGAAGGAGACATCAAACAGCTCAACCGCGCCGAAAGCGATACCGAGCGCCAGCGCCAGCACCGAAAGGGTAAACAGCTCGCGGGAGCCGGTCGCGGCGCTGCGCGCCATGATCCATGGCACCAGGCGGCGACCAACCAGCATCATAATGGCGATAAAGGCCACCACTTTACCGATGGTGATACCCATATCCACCGCCAGCGAGGCGAGGCCGACGTTACCTTTTTCCACCATGCCAGCCACCGCGGGCAGTAGTACCAGCGTTAAGACCATCACCAGGTCTTCAACGATCAGCCAGCCGATGGCAATCTGCCCGCGCTGGCTATCCACCAGCTGCCGCTCCTCAAGGGCGCGCAGCAGCACCACGGTACTGGCGGTTGAAAGACAAAGACCAAAGACGATGCCGGTCATCAGTGACCAGCCAAGCCCGGCAGAGAGCGCCATACCCAGCAGCGTCGCCACGGCTATCTGTGCGATCGCGCCGGGAATGGCGATGGCCTTTACCGCCATTAAATCCTTCAGGGAGAAGTGCAGGCCGACGCCGAACATCAGCAGGATCACGCCAAGCTCCGCCAGTTCAGGTGCCAGTTTGGTGTCCGCCACAAAACCTGGCGTAAATGGCCCTGATAACACGCCCGCTAATAAGTAACCCACCAGAGGGGAAATGCGCAGTTTGTTGGCAATCATGCCGAGGATAAAAGCGAGCACAAGCCCGCCGACAATGGTGGTAATAAGCGGTGTGGCGTGATGCATTCCGTCTCCTTTCGTTGATGCGTGGATCCCACGGTCGTCGACCGATAGCTGAGTTACAGTTTATGACAATTTTGCCCGCCGCGTTTGTTAATAATTGTTGAATTATGAAGAAAACAGCAATTTGGATGAAAAAAATCGCCAACCGGCTCTGCCATAACATAACTAAGGGCGCTGACGCAGTTTTAAAGGATAAGCGATACTGAAAATCAGGGCTTTCATTGGCTAGAAAGGCGCGGAAGAGAGCATAATGGTGAGTGAATATGGTCATCATCCTGCGCAAGCAGGTGGAAGTCTCCCTTTGGCCTACTCATTTCCTACAACCGCGCATCGCTGCGCTTGTTGCGATCTTGCACCCACAATAATGAGTTTGTACTCCTTTATTGCAGAGTAAGGGGCGAGGTGGGAAATAAAAAAGACGCGTAACAAAACCTGCATGGCAGAGTGACCAGAACTTATTTGTCTATTATTGACGAGCGCTGTATTTTCTCCTTTCACCAATGGGGTCAGGGAGAGAAGCATGAGCGTGTTAAAGAAGAGCATTACGGTGAGCCTGCTGGCGGCGCTGGGCGCATTAAGCCTGCCGGCGCAGGCTTACGAGCAGGATAAAACCTATAACATCACCATCCTGCACACGAACGACCACCACGGTCACTTCTGGCGCAGCGAGTATGGCGAATATGGCCTCTCGGCGCAGAAGACGCTGGTGGACGGCATTCGTAAAGAGGTGGCGGCGCAGGGCGGCAGCGTACTGCTGCTGTCAGGCGGCGACATCAATACCGGCGTACCGGAGTCCGATTTACAGGACGCCGAGCCCGATTTTCGCGGCATGAACCTTATTGGTTATGACGTAATGGCGGTCGGTAACCACGAGTTCGACAATCCGATGAGCGTCCTGCGCCAGCAGGAGAAGTGGGCGAAATTCCCCTTCCTCTCCGCCAATATCTACCAGAAGAGCACCAATCAGCGTCTCTTCAAGCCGTGGATGATCTTCAACCGCGAGGGGCTGAAAATTGCCGTTATCGGCCTGACCACCGACGACACTGCCAAAATCGGCAACCCGGAGTACTTCACCGATATCGAGTTCCGCAAACCGGCTACAGAAGCGAAGCTGGTGATCGATGAACTGAACCAGAATGAAAAACCGGATGTGATTATCGCCACTACCCATATGGGGCATTACGACAACGGCGAGCATGGCTCCAACGCGCCGGGCGATGTCGAAATGGCGCGCAGCCTGCCGAAAGGGGCGCTGGCACTGATTGTGGGTGGCCACTCACAGGATCCGGTCTGCATGGCCTCCGAGAATAAAAAACAGGTCGATTATGTGCCCGGCACGCCGTGCGCACCGGATCAGCAAAACGGCACCTGGATTGTGCAGGCCCATGAGTGGGGCAAATATGTCGGTCGCGCGGATTTCCAGTTCCGTAACGGCGAGATGAAACTGGTGCGCTACCAGCTCATTCCCGTCAACCTGAAGAAGAAGGTGACCTACGACAACGGCAAGAGCGAACGTGTGCTCTACACGCCGGAAATTGCCGAAAACGCGCAGATGCTCTCGCTGCTGACGCCGTTCCAGAACAAAGGTAAAGCGCAGCTGGGCGTGAAAATTGGCAGCACCACGGGCCGTCTTGAGGGGGATCGCAGCAAAGTGCGCTTTGTGCAGACCAACCTGGCGCGGGTTCTTCTTGCCGCACAGATGGCGCGCACCGGCGCGGATCTGGCGGTGATGAGCGGCGGCGGCGTGCGTGACAGCATCGAAGCGGGCGATATCACCTATAAAGACGTGCTGAA is a genomic window containing:
- a CDS encoding inosine/guanosine kinase encodes the protein MKFPGKRKSKHYFPVNARDPLLQQIQPESETGTSWVVGIDQTLVDIEAKVDDAFIARFGLSAGHSLVIADDVAEALYQELVSNNLITHQFAGGTIGNTLHNYSVLADDRSVLLGVMCDNVQIGSYAYRYLCNTSSRTDLNYLQGVEGAIGRCFTLVSDSGERTFAISPGHMNQLRPESIPEEVIAGASALVLSSYLVRCQPGEPMPQATMQAVAYAKKHNVPVVLTLGTKYVIADNVPWWRDFLKENVSILAMNEEEGHALTGESDPLMAADKALDWVDLVLCTAGPVGLYMAGFTEDEAKRKTQHPLLPGAIAEFNQYEFSRAIRHKDCEHPLRIYSHIAPYMGGPEKIMNTNGAGDGALAALLHDITANNYHRNNVPNSSKHNFSWLTYSSLAQVCKYANRVSYQVLNQHSPRLTRGLPEREDSLEEAYWER
- the ybaL gene encoding YbaL family putative K(+) efflux transporter; this encodes MHHATPLITTIVGGLVLAFILGMIANKLRISPLVGYLLAGVLSGPFTPGFVADTKLAPELAELGVILLMFGVGLHFSLKDLMAVKAIAIPGAIAQIAVATLLGMALSAGLGWSLMTGIVFGLCLSTASTVVLLRALEERQLVDSQRGQIAIGWLIVEDLVMVLTLVLLPAVAGMVEKGNVGLASLAVDMGITIGKVVAFIAIMMLVGRRLVPWIMARSAATGSRELFTLSVLALALGIAFGAVELFDVSFALGAFFAGMVLNESELSHRAAHDTLPLRDAFAVLFFVSVGMLFDPMILLDQPLAVLATLAIIVFGKSAAAFLLVRMFGHSPRTALTIAASLAQIGEFAFILAGLGMALDLLPQEGQNLVLAGAILSIMLNPILFTVLEKYLDKTETLEEQTLEEATEDEKQIPVDICNHALLVGFGRVGSLLGEKLIAQGIPLVVIETSRTRVDELRERGVRAVLGNAANEEIMNLAHLDCARWLLLTIPNGYEAGEIVATAREKCPNIEIIARAHYDDEVEYISERGANQVVMGEREIANTMLNILASTPAGNEAAETA
- the ushA gene encoding bifunctional UDP-sugar hydrolase/5'-nucleotidase UshA: MSVLKKSITVSLLAALGALSLPAQAYEQDKTYNITILHTNDHHGHFWRSEYGEYGLSAQKTLVDGIRKEVAAQGGSVLLLSGGDINTGVPESDLQDAEPDFRGMNLIGYDVMAVGNHEFDNPMSVLRQQEKWAKFPFLSANIYQKSTNQRLFKPWMIFNREGLKIAVIGLTTDDTAKIGNPEYFTDIEFRKPATEAKLVIDELNQNEKPDVIIATTHMGHYDNGEHGSNAPGDVEMARSLPKGALALIVGGHSQDPVCMASENKKQVDYVPGTPCAPDQQNGTWIVQAHEWGKYVGRADFQFRNGEMKLVRYQLIPVNLKKKVTYDNGKSERVLYTPEIAENAQMLSLLTPFQNKGKAQLGVKIGSTTGRLEGDRSKVRFVQTNLARVLLAAQMARTGADLAVMSGGGVRDSIEAGDITYKDVLKVQPFGNTVAYVNLSGKELLDYLTAVAQMKPDSGAYPQFANVSFVAKGGQLSDVKIKGEPLDEAKSYRLATLSFNATGGDGYPRLDDKAGYVNTGFIDAEVLKEFIQNNSPLDVNAYEPKGEVSWQ